From a region of the Impatiens glandulifera chromosome 4, dImpGla2.1, whole genome shotgun sequence genome:
- the LOC124935781 gene encoding ankyrin repeat domain-containing protein EMB506, chloroplastic — protein sequence MELGQRAFIHQRQLNQLLFSPSVAASSYVASSHLQRPRNQLRSAFCARIHRSNQTFPLSVSAPFVKKQQSPVSLVSRSSTYPPLCSSRKPRFIIVTCHSQLSPSPEFWEDPDDGSESDHDDDMNDDEENELDFEAKSSAYLKNSTAEEYDENLRKEVELLLGPDEREILQKNEKFNLDKLSTAKWNPLHSLALAGQIQHMDMLLDSGIHIDDVDKDGRTALHTAIIGKKEAVISHLLRKGANPHVKDADGASPIHYAVGVGAIQTVKLLIKYNVDLNGADNEGWTPLHVAIQGRNRDIAKILIVNGADKNRRNKVGKTALDLALCYGKDFKSFDLVKLLKLVPARYL from the exons ATGGAGCTCGGCCAACGAGCATTTATCCATCAACGGCAGTTAAATCAACTTCTCTTCTCACCTTCAGTTGCCGCGAGTTCATACGTAGCTTCCTCTCATCTCCAGCGGCCAAGAAATCAGCTGCGTTCGGCGTTTTGTGCCAGAATTCACCGGTCCAATCAAACGTTTCCTTTATCTGTTTCAGCTCCATTTGTGAAGAAACAACAATCGCCTGTCTCATTAGTTAGCCGTTCTTCAACATATCCTCCACTTTGTTCTTCTAGGAAACCAAGGTTTATTATTGTCACATGTCATAGCCAGCTTTCACCTTCGCCTGAATTTTGGGAGGATCCTGACGATGGGAGCGAAAGCGATCATGACGACGACATGAACGACGATGAAGAAAACGAATTGGATTTCGAGGCTAAATCCTCAGCCTACCTGAAGAATTCAACAGCAGAGGAGTACGATGAGAATCTTCGAAAAG AAGTTGAATTGCTTTTGGGACCTGATGAAAGGGAAATTTTACAGAAGAATGAGAAATTTAACCTGGACAAATTATCAACT GCAAAGTGGAATCCTCTTCATTCTCTTGCCCTAGCAGGGCAGATACAGCATATGGACATGCTTCTTGACAGTGGAATTCACATTGACGACGTAGATAAG GATGGACGAACTGCACTTCACACAGCAATTATAGGTAAAAAAGAGGCTGTCATAAGTCATCTTTTGAGAAAAGGTGCCAATCCTCATGTTAAAGACGCG GATGGGGCTTCTCCAATTCATTATGCGGTTGGAGTTGGTGCGATACAAACTGTAAAGCTGTTGATCAAATACAATGTTGACTTAAACGGTGCAGATAAT GAAGGGTGGACTCCTCTACACGTTGCGATTCAAGGGAGAAACCGAGATATTGCGAAGATTTTGATTGTCAATGGTGCAGACAAGAACAGAAGAAATAAG GTTGGTAAAACAGCATTGGATCTAGCCCTGTGTTATGGGAAAGATTTCAAGTCGTTTGATCTAGTTAAGTTATTGAAGCTTGTGCCCGCCCGATACCTATGA